GGAGATGAAGACGGATGCCACGGGGTCGCGCCGCATCCGCTCGGCGGCCGATTCGAGCGCTTCGTAGATGAACCAGTGCTGGGCGACCAGGGCGACGTAGTCCTCGCGGGTTCCGGCGCCGTCGATGAGGTCGGCCATGAAGCCGGAGCGCTCGCTGGAGGAGTGCGCGCTGCTGGAGCGCTCACGCAGCATCGCCGAGAACGGGATGAGGTCGGCCATGCGCCTCATCATAGGCGACTTAGGGTCACCTAACCAGCGCCGATCGGCGCTTCCGCGCGGTCGTCGATCCGTGCGGTCGTCGCTCAGTGCGGCCGTGGCTCAGTGCGGTCGCGGCGTGACGCCGAGGCGACGGCACGCCTCGTCGTACAGCGCCACGATCTCGCGCCGCACCTCGGGGCGCTCGGTGATCGCGCCGCCGGGCCAGTCCACGCGCACCGCGACCTCGTCGCCCGCGTCGGTCTGCGCCATCCAGTCGCCTCCCGCACCGTCGAGCCCGGTCATCCGTGCCGACCGGTACGCGCCCGACGGGCCGAACGCGCTCACGATCAGCAGATTGTCGTCACGGTGGTCGTCGTTCATGTGGCGGAGGATCGCCGCGACGGTGGAGTCGTCGAACCGGTGGGTCACAGCTGACCACCCTACGACGCGGGGCGATCACACAGCCCTCGTGTGCTTAGATTCTCGAGGACGACGATGCTCCTGGGGGGTGACATGCGGCTGCGTTCGGATCGATCGCGCGCTCTTCGTGGCGCCCTCGCGATGGTTGTGGCAGGTGCGGTCGCCATCGGGCTGACGGCCTGCTCCCCCGATGAGACGGTGCCGATCGACGTGCCCGCTCAGGTCGAGGGCTCGCTCCCCGACGAGATGGTCACCCAGCTTCAGGACGCGGTGACCTTCGCGATGGCCGCCACCGGGTCATCCGGCGCCGTCGTGGGCGTCTGGGCACCCTGGAGCGGATCGTGGGTGTCAGGGGTCGGGACCACCGCGCCCGGGGGCACGGAGACCTCCGCCGACAGTGCCTTCCGTGCCGGGCAGGTGACCCGTGCCATGACCTGCGATGCGGTCTATCTCGTCGCCGAGCGGGGATTGATCGACCTCGACGCGCCCATCACCGACTATGTCTCGGGCTTTGCCGGCCTCGCCGACATCACCGTGGAGCAGCTGTGCGACGGCACCTCGGGGCTGGGAGATTACGCACCGCGCCTGCAGAGCAGTTTCCTCACCACCCCCGACCGCATCTGGAACCCGCGGGAGCTCGCGGGGTACGGCGTCGGCACCACCGCCGACGTGACGCCCGGCGCCGCGTTCCGCGACTCCGACTCGGGATACCTGCTCGCCGGGCTCGTCCTCGAGCGTGTGACCGGTCGCTCCGCGGCCGAGGTGCTGCAGGACGAGGTCTTCGATCCGCTCGACCTGACCGGCACCCGCCTGCCGGGCGCGCTGGCCTCTGCGCCCGCAGCCGAGGGTCCCGTGCTCGACGGGCTCTGGTCGCCCGACGTCGAAGGCGGCGTCAACTGCGCGGAGCCCCTGAACATCACCGAGGCCTCGGCGAGCTTCGGCTGGACCGACGCCGGCGTCGTGACGACGATCGACGATCTCGGTCGTTACGCGCAGGGATTGGCCGCGAACGCCCTCGGGATCGACACCGACGAGCGCTACGACGCCCCGCTGCCCCCGTACGACGGGGCACCGTCGTGGCAGACTACCGCCGGCGGCGTCGTCCAGGCGGGGTCGATGATCGGCCAGTACGGCTCGACCCCCGGGTACATCACCGCCACGTTCGCCGACCCGCAGACCGGACTGACCGTCGCCGTCTCGCTGAACAACTCGCGCGCCGCCGACGGGATCGGGGCCTTCCTGGCCTGGCAGCTCGCGGCGATCGCCTCGAAGGCGCCCGCCGCGTCGGGGCAGACGGCACCCGAGGCGGGACTGCCCTGGACTCCCGAGCAGCAGCGCGACGCCATCGCCCAGAACGCGATCTGCCCCCTCCCGTGACCGCGCCGGTCTCGTGAGCACGCGGGCTCCGAGCCCCGCCGTCCTCCTCGTGGTGGCGGGCCTGGCCTGCCAGGAGGTGGGGGCCTCGATCGCGGTGCTGCTGTTCCCGCAGGTGGGTCCCCTCGGCATGGTGCTGCTGAGGCTGGCCTTCTCGGCCGTGCTGCTGCTGGCGGTCGCCCGCCCCGCGCTCCGCGGGCATTCGCGCGCGGCGTGGCGCGCCGTCATCCTGTTCGGGCTCGTGCTGGCCCTCATGAACGGGCTGTTCTACCTCGCCCTCGAACGCCTCGCCCTCGGGGTGACGGTCACGATCGAGGTGCTCGGCCCCCTGGTCCTGTCGATCGTCGCCTCCAAACGGGCCTCGGCGTGGCTGTGGGCGGTGCTGGCCTTCGCGGGGGTGGTCGCGCTCGGCGGCGGAGGATGGGATCGACTCGATCCCATCGGGGTGCTCTACGCGCTGGGCGCCGCGGCGAGCTGGGCGTTCTACATCCTCGCGTCGGCGCGCGTCGGACGGGAGTTCCGAGGACTCGACGGGCTCGCCATCGCCATGGCGGTCGGCGCAGTCGTGATGCTGCCGCTCGGGGTCTGGGATGCCGGGTCCGCGCTCCTCCGCTGGGATCTCCTGGCGCTGGGCGCGGCCGTGGCGGTGCTGTCGTCGACCATCCCCTACGCGCTCGAGCTCATCGCCCTCCGACGGCTTCCCGCGGCGGCCTTCGCCATCCTCATGAGCCTCGCCCCGGCCACCGCCGCCCTCGCCGGCTTCCTGCTGCTCGGCCAGGAGCTCGCCTGGCTCGAGCTCGTCGGCATCGCCCTCGTGATCGCGGCGAGCATCGGGGCGGTGCGCTCGTCGGCCCGCGCTGCGCGCAAGACCGCCGAGCCGTTGCCCTAGCGGCAGACCGACGCACGGGACGGACGCGGTTGCGGCCAGGCCGCACACTGTGTGCAATATGTCAGGTGCCGATCCCTCCCGCCTCCTCGTCGCTACCCCGCAGTCTGCTCCGCGATGACGTCTATCGGCGGCTGCGCGACGCGATCGTCGACGGCACCTTCGAACCCGGCGAGCAGCTGAAGGACGGCGACCTCGCTGCGTGGCTCGGCGTGAGCCGCACCCCGGTGCGCGAAGCGCTGCTGCGGCTCAGCGGCAGCGGCCTGGTCGTGTCGCAGCCGGGTCGCTCGACCACGGTGAGTCCCATCGAGGAGTCCGCGCTCCGCGACGCGCGCGACGTCGTCGCGGCCATGCATGAACTCGCCGTCCGCGAGACGGTGGGGCGGCTCACTCCTGCCGACATCGCACGCATGCGCGACGCCAATCGGCGTTTCACCGCCGCGGCCGAGCGCGGTGACGTCTCGGCAGCCCTCGACGCCGACGACGAGCTACACGCGGTCCCCATCGAGGTCCTCGGCAACGCCGCCGTCGTGACGGTGCTCGAGCAGTTCGGTCCGATCGTCCGCCGCGCCGAGCGCCTGCGCTTCGGCAGCGAGGCGCCGGCGGCCGCGGAGCGCCACGAGCGCTTCATCGCGCTGTGCGAGGAGCAGGATGCCGCCGCGGCGGCCGCCATGGCCTACGAGACGTGGCACACGCTGCCGGTCAGCGCACAGGCGCGTCCGTCGACGCGGAGAGATGCGGATCGGTGACGCCGTCGACGCACCGGTAGCGCTCGATGTCCCAGCCGGCCAGCGTCGCTCCGGCGAGGTAGGCCGTCTCGAAGAAGTTCAGGGCCGCCGCCCGGGGATCGCCGGTCGCGCGGGCCGCGCTCAGCGGGTAGATCGCCAGATGCGAGGAGCCTCGCGGCGCCCACTCCGCGCCCGCGGGCAGGGGTGTCGCCGCCAGACCCTCGGGTTCGGGCGAGGTGTAGGCGTAGAACGCGGGATAGGGCACCTGCGGGTCACCGAACCAGAAGCCGAAACTGGTCACCTCCCGGGAGTACGCCTCCCGCGTGACGGGGTCGGTCTCGGCGCCGTGCTCGACCGAGACGTCGGCGAAGCGGGTGAGGGCGATGTCGAAGGTGTGCCAGAAGTGATGGACCGGACTGGTCTTGCCCGAGAACCGCGCCGCGAACTCCTCCAGCGTGAGTCCAGCGTCGCTCAGCGTGCGGAAGTACCGGGTTGCCGCTGCCGGGTCGTAGTCGTCGTGCTCCGTGTCATCGGCGAAGCGGCGGGCGGCGTCGGGGAGATCGAAGGGCGCGGCCTCGCGGATGCCCGAGGTGTCGATGCCGAAGCCGTCGAGCACCCGTACGAGCTCGGCGTGGAACGTGGCGACGCTCCGGCCCGCGAGCCCGAAGGAGGCGCGGTCTCCCGAGGTGGTCGTGACGAGGGCCCGGTGGTCGAGGAAGTCGAGATCGACGGTGAAGGTGGGCTCCGTTCCCATCGGGCGTGTGGTGATCCCCGACGCCGTCAGGTGGAAGGGGACGTTCCACCAGTGATTGCGTCGGACGCTCAGCGCCAGCCGGAGCTTCCCGACGATCTGGGCGAAGCGGTGGACGGTCTCCCTGGTCGGAAGCCAGTCCTCGTACGGGAGGTCACTGTCGAACATGGCGAGCCTTCGGTGGAGGGGGTGACGGGAATCGAACCCGCGCTCTCAGCTTGGGAAGCTGATGTTCTGCCATTGAACTACACCCCCGGAGGGTGCGCCCGAAGCGCCTCGCAAGGATAACACCAGCGACAGCGATAGTCTGATCCGCGTGCTGCTGAGCGACCGCGACATCCGCTCCGAGATCGACGCCGAACGCATCGGTCTGGCGCCGTGGGATCCCGCGATGGTGCAGCCCTCGAGCGTCGATGTGCGACTGGACCGCTATTTCCGGCTCTTCGACAACCACAAGTACCCGTTCATCGACCCGGCGCTGGACCAGCCCGACCTCACCCATCTCATCGAGGTCGACCCGGCGGAGCCGTTCATCCTGCACCCGGGCGAGTTCGCACTCGGGGCGACGTTCGAGCAGGTGAGCCTGCCCGACGACATCGCCGCGCGCCTGGAGGGGAAGTCGTCGCTGGGGCGGCTGGGCCTTCTCACGCACTCCACGGCGGGCTTCATCGATCCGGGGTTCACCGGGCACGTCACGCTCGAGCTGTCGAACGTCGCGACCCTGCCGATCAAGCTGTGGCCGGGGATGAAGATCGGGCAGCTCTGCTTCTTCCGGCTCTCCTCGCCCACGGAGACGCCGTACGGTTCGGGCCCCTACGGCAACCGCTACCAGGGTCAGCGAGGCCCGACGGCGTCGCGCTCGCACCTGAACTTCCACGTGACCGATGTCGGCGCCACCGACGCCGGAGCCCGCGGCGCCTGAACGCCACGGGCTCGGCTGTCAACCCTTTGCCGCGAGGAGGCAGACGGACCACGCTGGAGGCATGCCCGCACTTGCCCTCATCCTCCTCATCGTCGGAATCGTCCTGCTGCTCCTCGGAGTGTTCGTCGAGGCGGTGAAGTTCCTGCTCTGGCTCGGGATCGTCCTGCTCGTGCTGGCCGTCATCGCCTACCTGATGCGCTTCATCCGCCGTCAGACCTGATCCGGCTGCGGTCAAACCGCGTCCGCATCGGGACGGGGGCCGGCGCCGCGGAAGCCGTGATGGGGATTGCCGCCGAAGCGGCGACCCGGGCCGTCCTTCTCGCCGGGGCGGGGTTCTCCCGGCGCGAAGGGCCGGAGGCCGAAGCGGTGACGCGGATGCCGCGGCGCGCCGCGCCACGGTCGAGGATCGTCCTCGGAGAATCCGAGTGCGCGCGCGATCGCCTCGAGGGAGGCGATCGTCGTGCGGTAGTCCTCGGGTGAGACGGCGTCGGCGACGCGCGTGCGGATGCCGGTGACGCTTTCGGCCAGGAGGTCGTGCCTGGCGCGGCCCTCTGCCGTCAAGACCCAGTCGTCGCCCTCTAGGGCGACGAGACCGCGGTCGGCGAGGTGCCGGAGCATCTTCGGCTTGCGGGCGAGACGGTCGCGGAATCCGCGTGCGTCGATCTCTCCTGCGAGCACGTTCAGCACCATCCATTCGCGCCGGTCGGCGTCGTGGGCGGCGAGCGCTGCGTCGACCTCTCGGGAGATCAGGGCATCGGTCGCGCGCAGCCAGAAGCCGAGCGGGCGGTCGGGTGTGTCCGGGGTGTCGGGTGATTCGGTGTTCATGGGGTGTCCTCTCACAGCGTCGCCGACGGCGACGCGTTTTGTATGTCATTGAGCATGTACATGCAGTGTGACATGTATCCGGAGTGCATGTCAAGAGGCATGTATTCTGACCGGGTGAGCGATCCGCCCTCCGACCCGTCGCCCGACCCCGCGGACCGGATCGCCGCGGCCGATCAGATCGCCGCAGCCCTCGCCCGGCTCCGACCTCGGCGTGGGGGACCGCCGTGGGCGGGGCGCGGCGACGCAGAAGCCGCCGGTCCGCGGCATCCCTGGTCCGAGCGGGGACCGCACGGCCACCGGCGCCCGCCGACGGCCGGCCAGGAGGGCACCTCCTCGCACTTCGGCGGGCCCGCGCGCCTGCGCCTCCTCGAGGCGCTGGTCGCGGCGACGCATCCGCTGAGTGTCGGCGAGATCGGCGAAGCGATCGGCGTGGACCAGCCCCGTGCGTCGCGCCTGGTGCAGCAGTGCGTGCAGCTCGATCTGGTGCGGCGCGAGGCCGACCCCGACGACGCCCGGCGTACCCGCGTCGCCCTGACCGATGCCGGCCGGCGGGTCGTGCGGGGCTTTCGTGGCGAGCGGCGCGAGGCGATCGCCCACGCGCTGGAGACGTTCACCGAGGCCGAGCGCGCCGAGCTCGCGCGCCTGCTCGCGAAGCTCGCCGACAACCTCAACGGCTGACTCCCGCCGCCTGTCAGCGTGGGGCGCGCACAGGCAGGAGCAGCAGGAGACCGACGAGCAGGACGAGCACGATCCCGAGGATGCCGAACGCGGTCACGCCTCCGATGATGATGAACACCGACCACATCGCCGACGCCA
The Microbacterium sp. SLBN-154 DNA segment above includes these coding regions:
- the dcd gene encoding dCTP deaminase produces the protein MLLSDRDIRSEIDAERIGLAPWDPAMVQPSSVDVRLDRYFRLFDNHKYPFIDPALDQPDLTHLIEVDPAEPFILHPGEFALGATFEQVSLPDDIAARLEGKSSLGRLGLLTHSTAGFIDPGFTGHVTLELSNVATLPIKLWPGMKIGQLCFFRLSSPTETPYGSGPYGNRYQGQRGPTASRSHLNFHVTDVGATDAGARGA
- a CDS encoding DUF5996 family protein, encoding MFDSDLPYEDWLPTRETVHRFAQIVGKLRLALSVRRNHWWNVPFHLTASGITTRPMGTEPTFTVDLDFLDHRALVTTTSGDRASFGLAGRSVATFHAELVRVLDGFGIDTSGIREAAPFDLPDAARRFADDTEHDDYDPAAATRYFRTLSDAGLTLEEFAARFSGKTSPVHHFWHTFDIALTRFADVSVEHGAETDPVTREAYSREVTSFGFWFGDPQVPYPAFYAYTSPEPEGLAATPLPAGAEWAPRGSSHLAIYPLSAARATGDPRAAALNFFETAYLAGATLAGWDIERYRCVDGVTDPHLSASTDAPVR
- a CDS encoding GntR family transcriptional regulator; protein product: MPIPPASSSLPRSLLRDDVYRRLRDAIVDGTFEPGEQLKDGDLAAWLGVSRTPVREALLRLSGSGLVVSQPGRSTTVSPIEESALRDARDVVAAMHELAVRETVGRLTPADIARMRDANRRFTAAAERGDVSAALDADDELHAVPIEVLGNAAVVTVLEQFGPIVRRAERLRFGSEAPAAAERHERFIALCEEQDAAAAAAMAYETWHTLPVSAQARPSTRRDADR
- a CDS encoding DUF2470 domain-containing protein; amino-acid sequence: MTHRFDDSTVAAILRHMNDDHRDDNLLIVSAFGPSGAYRSARMTGLDGAGGDWMAQTDAGDEVAVRVDWPGGAITERPEVRREIVALYDEACRRLGVTPRPH
- a CDS encoding EamA family transporter, yielding MSTRAPSPAVLLVVAGLACQEVGASIAVLLFPQVGPLGMVLLRLAFSAVLLLAVARPALRGHSRAAWRAVILFGLVLALMNGLFYLALERLALGVTVTIEVLGPLVLSIVASKRASAWLWAVLAFAGVVALGGGGWDRLDPIGVLYALGAAASWAFYILASARVGREFRGLDGLAIAMAVGAVVMLPLGVWDAGSALLRWDLLALGAAVAVLSSTIPYALELIALRRLPAAAFAILMSLAPATAALAGFLLLGQELAWLELVGIALVIAASIGAVRSSARAARKTAEPLP
- a CDS encoding MarR family winged helix-turn-helix transcriptional regulator, whose amino-acid sequence is MSDPPSDPSPDPADRIAAADQIAAALARLRPRRGGPPWAGRGDAEAAGPRHPWSERGPHGHRRPPTAGQEGTSSHFGGPARLRLLEALVAATHPLSVGEIGEAIGVDQPRASRLVQQCVQLDLVRREADPDDARRTRVALTDAGRRVVRGFRGERREAIAHALETFTEAERAELARLLAKLADNLNG
- a CDS encoding serine hydrolase domain-containing protein — protein: MLLGGDMRLRSDRSRALRGALAMVVAGAVAIGLTACSPDETVPIDVPAQVEGSLPDEMVTQLQDAVTFAMAATGSSGAVVGVWAPWSGSWVSGVGTTAPGGTETSADSAFRAGQVTRAMTCDAVYLVAERGLIDLDAPITDYVSGFAGLADITVEQLCDGTSGLGDYAPRLQSSFLTTPDRIWNPRELAGYGVGTTADVTPGAAFRDSDSGYLLAGLVLERVTGRSAAEVLQDEVFDPLDLTGTRLPGALASAPAAEGPVLDGLWSPDVEGGVNCAEPLNITEASASFGWTDAGVVTTIDDLGRYAQGLAANALGIDTDERYDAPLPPYDGAPSWQTTAGGVVQAGSMIGQYGSTPGYITATFADPQTGLTVAVSLNNSRAADGIGAFLAWQLAAIASKAPAASGQTAPEAGLPWTPEQQRDAIAQNAICPLP